A single Lactuca sativa cultivar Salinas chromosome 8, Lsat_Salinas_v11, whole genome shotgun sequence DNA region contains:
- the LOC111911232 gene encoding uncharacterized protein LOC111911232 translates to MNHCRIQQNTNFSSFGNGDHVVCPKPRRLNLFDTSMNEPVRPLRWLMCNQQETYESKAGPELLDLIFAKGGGYGSSEQTCTQAAASSPPFFCGSPPSRVSNPLTQDARFGDDKFSPISPESVIPPPNSGIQSSSPSPSSRKPGFLRSNYTNKPAVRIEGFDCLDRDNRRNCSIPTLA, encoded by the exons ATGAATCACTGCAGGATCCAACAAAACACTAACTTTTCATCTTTTGGTAATGGAGATCATGTCGTTTGTCCGAAGCCTCGTCGACTCAACCTCTTCGACACCTCCATGAACGAGCCTGTTCGACCTTTAAGATGGCTCATGTG CAATCAACAAGAAACTTATGAGTCTAAAGCAGGACCTGAGCTTTTAGACCTCATCTTCGCAAAG GGTGGTGGGTATGGTTCATCGGAGCAAACATGTACACAAGCAGCCGCCTCGTCGCCCCCTTTTTTCTGTGGGTCACCGCCGAGCAGAGTTTCTAACCCGTTAACACAAGACGCTCGATTTGGAGACGACAAATTCTCCCCAATCTCACCGGAATCAGTGATTCCCCCTCCCAATTCCGGTATTCaatcttcctctccatctccatcCTCCCGGAAACCGGGATTCCTCCGTTCCAATTACACCAACAAACCGGCGGTCAGAATCGAAGGGTTTGACTGTCTTGACAGGGATAACCGCCGCAATTGCAGCATCCCTACTCTCGCCTAa